In Leifsonia sp. ZF2019, a genomic segment contains:
- a CDS encoding methyltransferase domain-containing protein, with protein MTDLHRLASWLRCPVCAADLAPVDRLVLGCANGHRHDVNKRGYISLLGGSKHVGDSAPMLDARDAVLEGGLYTAIASALAAAVPQSALRILDAGAGTGYYLRAALAARPEATGLAMDLSHAAVTRATRSSDRIDGLVADTWRPLPLHDAVCDVILDVFAPRNLPEFARVLEPGGTLIVVVPRATHLASLRNATAMLDVPDDKALDVITAAAPLFALQGREHVEETLAVDEPLRRALIAMGPSAHHVDAGTGTGIVGLPSETRLDVDVLHFSVRDGGRSR; from the coding sequence GTGACCGATCTCCACCGCCTCGCCTCCTGGCTGCGCTGCCCCGTGTGCGCCGCCGATCTCGCCCCCGTGGACCGCCTCGTGCTCGGTTGCGCCAACGGCCACCGGCACGACGTCAACAAGCGTGGCTACATCAGTCTGCTCGGCGGCTCGAAGCATGTCGGAGACAGCGCTCCGATGCTCGACGCCCGCGATGCCGTGCTCGAGGGCGGCCTCTACACCGCGATCGCCTCCGCCCTGGCCGCCGCCGTCCCGCAGAGCGCCCTGCGCATCCTCGACGCCGGCGCGGGCACCGGGTATTATCTGCGCGCCGCACTCGCCGCACGTCCGGAGGCGACCGGCCTCGCGATGGACCTCTCCCACGCTGCGGTCACCCGCGCCACGCGATCATCGGACCGGATCGACGGACTCGTCGCCGACACGTGGCGCCCTCTGCCGCTGCACGACGCCGTGTGCGACGTCATCCTCGACGTCTTCGCTCCACGCAACCTGCCCGAGTTCGCCCGGGTGCTCGAGCCCGGCGGGACGCTCATCGTCGTCGTCCCCCGGGCCACGCACCTCGCCTCCCTCCGGAACGCCACCGCCATGCTGGATGTTCCCGACGACAAGGCGCTGGATGTCATCACCGCGGCAGCGCCTCTGTTTGCCCTCCAGGGGCGCGAACACGTCGAGGAGACACTCGCAGTCGACGAGCCTCTCCGACGCGCTCTCATCGCCATGGGACCGTCGGCGCATCACGTCGACGCCGGGACCGGCACGGGTATCGTCGGGCTCCCCTCCGAGACACGCCTCGACGTGGACGTTCTCCACTTCAGCGTCCGGGATGGCGGCCGCTCTCGCTGA